The following are from one region of the Cynocephalus volans isolate mCynVol1 chromosome 17, mCynVol1.pri, whole genome shotgun sequence genome:
- the PLPP7 gene encoding inactive phospholipid phosphatase 7 isoform X1 has protein sequence MPASQSRARARDRNNVLNRAEFLSLNQPPKGAPEPRSSGRKASGPSAQPPPASDGARERRQSQQLPEEDCMQLNPSFKGIAFNSLLAIDICMSKRLGVCAGRAASWASARSMVKLIGITGHGIPWIGGTILCLVKSSTLAGQEVLMNLLLALLLDIMTVAGVQKLIKRRGPYDTSPGLLDYLTMDIYAFPAGHASRAAMVSKFFLSHLVLAVPLRILLVLWAFCVGLSRVMIGRHHITDVISGFIIGYFQFRLVELVWMSSNTCQMLISAW, from the exons ATGCCAGCTTCCCAGAGCCGGGCCCGTGCCCGGGACCGCAACAATGTCCTCAACCGGGCCGAGTTCCTGTCCCTGAACCAGCCCCCCAAGGGGGCCCCAGAGCCCCGCAGCTCAGGCAGGAAGGCCTCAGGCCCCTCGGCACAGCCCCCGCCCGCCAGCGACGGGGCCCGCGAGCGACGACAGTCACAGCAGCTGCCCGAGGAGGACTGCATGCAGCTGAACCCCTCTTTCAAGGGCATTGCCTTCAACTCCCTGCTGGCCATTGACATCTGCATGTCCAAGCGGCTGGGGGTGTGCGCCGGCCGGGCTGCGTCCTGGGCCAGTGCCCGCTCCATGGTCAAGCTCATTGGCATCACGGGCCACGGCATCCCCTGGATCGGGGGTACCATCCTCTGCCTGGTGAAGAGCAGCACACTGGCCGGCCAGGAGGTGCTCATGAACCTGCTCCTGG CCCTGCTCCTGGACATCATGACGGTGGCCGGCGTGCAGAAGCTCATCAAGCGACGCGGCCCATACGACACGAGCCCCGGCCTCCTGGACTACCTCACCATGGACATCTACGCCTTCCCGGCAGGACATGCCAGCCGTGCGGCCATGGTGTCCAAGTTCTTCCTCAGCCACCTGGTGCTGGCGGTGCCCCTGCGCATCCTGCTGGTGCTCTGGGCCTTCTGCGTGGGCCTGTCGCGCGTGATGATTGGACGCCACCACATTACGGACGTCATCTCGGGCTTCATCATCGGCTACTTCCAGTTCCGTCTGGTGGAGCTGGTCTGGATGTCCTCCAACACCTGCCAGATGCTCATCTCTGCCTGGTGA
- the PLPP7 gene encoding inactive phospholipid phosphatase 7 isoform X2, with amino-acid sequence MPASQSRARARDRNNVLNRAEFLSLNQPPKGAPEPRSSGRKASGPSAQPPPASDGARERRQSQQLPEEDCMQLNPSFKGIAFNSLLAIDICMSKRLGVCAGRAASWASARSMVKLIGITGHGIPWIGGTILCLVKSSTLAGQEVLMNLLLAFSLVIPKGAR; translated from the exons ATGCCAGCTTCCCAGAGCCGGGCCCGTGCCCGGGACCGCAACAATGTCCTCAACCGGGCCGAGTTCCTGTCCCTGAACCAGCCCCCCAAGGGGGCCCCAGAGCCCCGCAGCTCAGGCAGGAAGGCCTCAGGCCCCTCGGCACAGCCCCCGCCCGCCAGCGACGGGGCCCGCGAGCGACGACAGTCACAGCAGCTGCCCGAGGAGGACTGCATGCAGCTGAACCCCTCTTTCAAGGGCATTGCCTTCAACTCCCTGCTGGCCATTGACATCTGCATGTCCAAGCGGCTGGGGGTGTGCGCCGGCCGGGCTGCGTCCTGGGCCAGTGCCCGCTCCATGGTCAAGCTCATTGGCATCACGGGCCACGGCATCCCCTGGATCGGGGGTACCATCCTCTGCCTGGTGAAGAGCAGCACACTGGCCGGCCAGGAGGTGCTCATGAACCTGCTCCTGG CATTCAGCTTGGTGATCCCAAAGGGAGCCAGGTGA